Proteins encoded in a region of the Rothia mucilaginosa genome:
- a CDS encoding alpha-glucoside-specific PTS transporter subunit IIBC — translation MMEKVQRFGSAMLAPVLLFAFAGLAVGIAIIAQNGDLIPLAADKESAWNHFWSVWEAGAWTVFNQMELLFVIGLPIALAKTANARAVMEAAMVYLTFNYFVGAMLKVWGKGGTGFFDLDYSTDISESAAGTGLKMIAGIKTMDTGIFGAIIISAIVVWVHNRWFDKKLPDFLGIFQGSQYVYGVCFFLMMPVAFLFSWLWPYAQHGISSLQGFFIASGALGVWVYTFLERFLIPTGLHHFIYSPFVFGNVVTPNGIAKDWPSHLSEFAKSDKPLKELFPGGGFALHGNSKVFAPIGIAAAFYTTARPEKRKEVLALMIPVSLTAILIGITEPLEFTFLFLAPPLFLVHAILAASMAAIMYQLGLVGYMGGGLLDFLFQNWIPLWANHSGTYLMQIGVGLCFTVLYFVIFRFMILKFDFKTPGREEDGGETKLYSKAEYKAAKAAEKKGGAVAESADGDLYAPRAAGFLELLGGAENITTVNNCATRLRVSVADESLVSPSDADFKSAGALGLVRKGKAFQVIVGMDVPQVRERFETMVNEAKTLS, via the coding sequence ATGATGGAAAAAGTACAGAGGTTCGGCTCTGCCATGCTGGCACCCGTTCTTCTCTTCGCATTCGCTGGCCTCGCGGTCGGTATTGCGATCATTGCACAGAACGGCGACCTGATTCCCCTCGCTGCTGACAAGGAAAGCGCGTGGAACCACTTCTGGTCTGTTTGGGAAGCCGGCGCATGGACCGTCTTCAACCAGATGGAACTGCTCTTCGTGATTGGTCTGCCCATTGCACTGGCAAAGACCGCTAACGCACGTGCAGTGATGGAAGCTGCAATGGTCTACCTGACCTTCAACTACTTCGTCGGCGCCATGCTCAAGGTATGGGGCAAGGGCGGCACCGGTTTCTTCGACCTGGACTACAGCACCGACATCTCTGAGAGTGCTGCAGGTACCGGTCTGAAGATGATCGCCGGCATCAAGACCATGGACACCGGTATCTTCGGTGCCATCATTATCTCCGCAATCGTGGTGTGGGTACACAACCGCTGGTTCGACAAGAAGCTGCCCGACTTCCTCGGTATCTTCCAGGGCTCGCAGTACGTCTACGGCGTCTGCTTCTTCCTGATGATGCCCGTGGCATTCCTGTTCTCCTGGCTGTGGCCCTACGCTCAGCACGGCATCTCCTCCCTGCAGGGCTTCTTCATCGCATCCGGCGCACTCGGTGTGTGGGTTTACACCTTCCTCGAGCGCTTCCTGATTCCGACCGGTCTGCACCACTTCATCTACTCCCCGTTCGTCTTCGGTAACGTTGTTACCCCGAACGGTATCGCTAAGGACTGGCCGAGCCACCTGAGCGAGTTCGCTAAGAGCGACAAGCCCCTGAAGGAACTGTTCCCCGGCGGCGGCTTCGCACTGCACGGTAACTCCAAGGTCTTCGCACCCATCGGTATCGCAGCGGCGTTCTACACCACCGCTCGCCCCGAGAAGCGCAAGGAAGTTCTCGCTCTGATGATCCCCGTCAGCCTCACCGCGATCCTGATTGGTATCACCGAGCCCCTCGAGTTCACCTTCCTGTTCCTGGCACCCCCGCTGTTCCTGGTCCACGCAATCCTGGCAGCATCCATGGCAGCAATCATGTACCAGCTGGGTCTGGTTGGTTACATGGGTGGCGGTCTGCTGGACTTCCTGTTCCAGAACTGGATCCCGCTGTGGGCAAACCACTCCGGTACCTACCTCATGCAGATTGGTGTGGGCCTGTGCTTCACCGTCCTGTACTTCGTAATCTTCCGCTTCATGATTCTGAAGTTCGACTTCAAGACCCCCGGTCGTGAAGAAGACGGCGGCGAGACCAAGCTCTACAGCAAGGCAGAGTACAAGGCTGCTAAGGCTGCTGAGAAGAAGGGCGGCGCAGTTGCTGAGTCCGCTGATGGCGACCTCTACGCACCCCGCGCAGCAGGCTTCCTCGAACTGCTCGGTGGCGCAGAGAACATCACCACCGTGAACAACTGCGCAACCCGCCTGCGTGTCTCCGTTGCTGATGAGTCCCTCGTCAGCCCCTCGGATGCAGACTTCAAGAGCGCAGGAGCTCTGGGTCTGGTCCGCAAGGGCAAGGCATTCCAGGTTATCGTCGGTATGGACGTTCCCCAGGTTCGCGAGCGTTTCGAGACCATGGTGAACGAAGCTAAGACCCTCTCCTAA
- a CDS encoding MurR/RpiR family transcriptional regulator — translation MNANQHRFSETEREILAFMLENEEFVAESTINSLAHKTYTSTSSIIRLTKKLNFSGFAELKYFIKSSLNRSEPFNPRFIESGREDIQRTYDYLEHMELSGLLKRIHEARTVYCFGTGYAQRNAVQEFTKSMQVCGKFCQVIPARNEFESAMNNMTQDDVVIIVSFSGQTENMREHIKMLALRRIPMIAVTAIGVNYMSSHAEYSLHYQTTPTQISTQRKPYYSFVALSVLLDYIVRRYIEHVENERRESLQDQVDDALNAGDETDA, via the coding sequence GTGAATGCGAACCAGCACCGATTCAGTGAAACTGAACGGGAAATTTTGGCATTCATGCTAGAAAATGAAGAGTTCGTTGCGGAGTCAACGATCAACTCTTTGGCACATAAAACTTATACTTCGACCAGCTCAATTATCCGCCTGACGAAGAAGCTGAACTTCTCCGGATTTGCTGAGTTGAAGTACTTCATTAAGTCCTCTCTGAACCGCAGCGAACCCTTCAACCCGCGGTTCATTGAGAGCGGCCGCGAAGACATTCAGCGCACCTATGACTACCTCGAGCACATGGAGCTGAGCGGACTGCTCAAGCGCATCCATGAGGCTCGCACTGTGTACTGCTTCGGTACCGGCTACGCTCAGCGCAATGCTGTGCAGGAATTTACCAAGTCCATGCAGGTCTGCGGTAAGTTCTGCCAGGTCATCCCGGCACGTAATGAGTTCGAAAGCGCCATGAACAATATGACCCAGGACGACGTGGTCATCATTGTGTCCTTCTCCGGTCAGACCGAGAACATGCGCGAACACATTAAGATGCTGGCGCTACGCCGCATCCCCATGATTGCGGTGACCGCCATTGGTGTGAACTACATGTCCTCGCACGCCGAGTACTCCCTGCACTACCAGACGACCCCCACCCAGATCAGCACCCAGCGTAAGCCCTACTACTCTTTTGTTGCGCTGTCGGTGCTGCTGGACTACATCGTGCGCCGTTACATTGAACACGTTGAGAATGAGCGCCGCGAATCCCTACAGGACCAGGTGGATGACGCCCTCAACGCTGGGGATGAAACCGACGCCTGA
- a CDS encoding FmdB family zinc ribbon protein — MPVYVYQCKNCNHVFEQRQSFSDDALRICPQCGEETLRKRYNTVGVTFKGSGFYSTDKGNS, encoded by the coding sequence ATGCCGGTCTACGTTTACCAGTGCAAGAATTGCAACCATGTCTTTGAACAGCGCCAGTCCTTTAGCGACGATGCACTGCGCATCTGCCCGCAGTGCGGCGAAGAAACCCTGCGCAAGCGCTACAACACCGTCGGAGTGACCTTCAAAGGTTCCGGCTTCTACAGCACCGACAAGGGCAACTCCTAA
- a CDS encoding DEAD/DEAH box helicase codes for MYAQTYTALTHKDTHDVNQIPEPTDAQHAPGAPADTAQPAAAAATSAEETHEVADEINIAELPAHLNPAHEDFDPSAGLERWAEQMDVYTGPDAMLDFNQVDYVHIDLSEANPSGLAQLLAGRKTRLSTILRDKSQLEAGMRSARTLRTKIYELATDHGLDSGYFVAGTASWLSHDTREDAAAYEKRFIAPILMAPLSITPHPKDDDFELRLAGSARLNPAMVRQIKQEYGIDLGTMDVAQLANSMSRLDPEPVIERMRASAGRIPGMTIESKYFISTFADLKESLGELPHTAITPLVRDLAALKVPGVKPRELNAHNLQPPLDQRDPAEEMLLLDADANAQEIVDTAVSGFSFTITAAPGTEPLRTAVNIAFALMGRGKSVLVVGEKRSTLAEFSALLKRTGIESLRYDLLAEHDAEAQRAEFIRAIVRNEGAEEPNSEDLNEELVATRAALLDHTRALLNKDANWQISVYSALQRLAELTASEDGPATRVRFDRPMLDSLLEREQVRAELVRLGEIDGFAAASRTSPWYRARLVNDEEAAEAYALVITLKSSLLNLREAMNQTSAMLGLRRGRTIAEWESQLAILMRIRETLKRFRADVYDRPVTDLIAATASGSWRRENGIEMSSMQRSRLRRAAKEYILPGVNIGDLHEQLKVVQAERAEWIRHIEAPRTPQIPENLDQLAAALNSLVSELAGLGIVLADTIEGTDFVRTDLDALDARLDALMADRVLLMTLPERDALTQKLRERGLSELLDDLYARQVPTEVVSDELELAWWQSALEFLLQHHEGKLLDGDRLRDTESRFRRADYAHMTSAPARLLAKVARVWTERIESEHDQAAYLKSQLRGYEFVLEELLTHAPVMARTLFPLWTASPFALARKVPASMRFDTVLLLDSESTPLAANLPAITRADQVIALGDPHSGYPSPFIVSAPTFGAPEPTDEQLDSTFDVLATVLPNRTLAMLHRSMDPVILDYLNREFYGSQLHATPVSRASAQPAGSLTVEYIDTRGKVSDNANLDSPGVEVERVTNLVLEHAYRTPDRSLAVVTASPKHAQRVAESVRHALSLYPQLAPFFAAGEESFRVVDLTRAESLERDTVIFSLGVGRARLGQASYDLGQLSAEHGRQGFVVALTRARRALRIVSCIDPSELDPQKLHHGAVDFYHLLREHAERQAREEVEAKAQRVPETLPRNAFLAADDADTPDLGDWLLNDLVARLQARGVRVTRGEGDIALIAHAPEKLAAEPVPALGVAPVVSSNPSVPAAMPLVACSDGEPNYARASVRERTRLLPERLSRTGWNYITLGTLEVFADPDAVVARVLHYLDMDEDAEVRG; via the coding sequence GTGTACGCGCAAACGTACACCGCACTGACCCACAAGGACACTCACGACGTGAACCAGATTCCCGAGCCTACCGACGCGCAACACGCACCCGGCGCCCCGGCTGATACCGCTCAGCCCGCCGCAGCCGCCGCGACCTCAGCAGAGGAAACCCACGAAGTAGCCGACGAAATCAACATCGCCGAGCTGCCCGCACACCTGAACCCCGCCCACGAGGACTTTGACCCCTCGGCGGGGCTTGAGCGCTGGGCGGAACAGATGGACGTCTACACCGGTCCCGACGCGATGCTCGACTTCAACCAGGTCGACTACGTGCACATCGACCTGTCCGAGGCGAACCCCTCCGGCCTGGCACAGCTGCTCGCCGGACGTAAGACCCGCCTCTCCACGATTCTGCGCGACAAGTCGCAGCTGGAGGCGGGCATGCGCTCCGCACGCACCCTGCGCACCAAGATCTACGAGCTCGCCACCGACCACGGCCTGGACTCCGGCTACTTCGTGGCGGGTACCGCCTCCTGGCTGTCACACGACACCCGCGAGGATGCCGCCGCCTACGAGAAGCGCTTCATCGCACCGATTCTCATGGCGCCGCTGAGCATCACCCCGCACCCGAAGGATGACGACTTCGAGCTGCGCCTCGCCGGTTCCGCACGCCTAAACCCGGCGATGGTCCGCCAGATCAAGCAGGAGTACGGCATCGACCTGGGCACTATGGACGTGGCGCAGCTGGCGAACTCCATGTCCCGTCTGGACCCCGAGCCGGTCATTGAACGTATGCGCGCCTCAGCAGGCCGTATTCCGGGCATGACCATCGAGTCGAAGTACTTCATCTCGACCTTTGCTGACCTGAAGGAAAGCCTGGGCGAACTGCCGCACACCGCCATCACCCCGCTGGTTCGTGACCTGGCGGCGCTGAAGGTGCCCGGCGTGAAGCCGCGCGAGCTCAACGCCCACAACCTGCAGCCGCCCCTGGACCAGCGTGACCCGGCAGAGGAAATGCTCCTGCTGGACGCGGATGCGAACGCCCAGGAAATTGTCGACACCGCGGTCAGCGGATTCTCCTTCACCATCACTGCGGCGCCCGGCACCGAGCCGCTGCGTACCGCCGTGAATATTGCATTCGCCCTGATGGGTCGCGGTAAATCCGTGCTCGTGGTGGGCGAGAAGCGCTCCACCCTCGCTGAATTCTCGGCGTTGCTCAAGCGCACCGGTATTGAGAGCCTGCGCTACGACCTGCTTGCCGAGCACGATGCTGAGGCTCAGCGCGCCGAGTTCATTCGCGCAATCGTGCGTAATGAGGGCGCCGAAGAGCCTAACTCTGAGGACCTGAACGAAGAGCTTGTGGCGACCCGTGCCGCGCTGCTCGACCACACTCGTGCCCTGCTGAACAAGGACGCCAACTGGCAGATTTCTGTCTACTCGGCGCTGCAGCGTCTGGCTGAGCTGACCGCCTCCGAGGACGGCCCGGCAACCCGCGTGCGTTTTGACCGCCCTATGCTCGATTCGCTCTTGGAGCGTGAGCAGGTGCGTGCCGAGCTGGTGCGTCTGGGTGAGATTGATGGTTTTGCGGCGGCTTCGCGCACCTCCCCGTGGTACCGTGCCCGCCTGGTCAATGACGAGGAAGCCGCCGAGGCGTACGCCCTGGTCATTACCCTCAAGTCCTCCCTGCTGAACCTGCGTGAGGCGATGAACCAGACCAGCGCCATGCTGGGTCTGCGCCGCGGCCGCACCATCGCTGAGTGGGAGTCGCAGCTGGCGATTCTGATGCGTATCCGTGAGACGCTCAAGCGTTTCCGTGCGGATGTCTACGACCGCCCGGTGACCGACCTGATTGCGGCGACTGCCTCCGGTTCGTGGCGCCGTGAGAACGGCATCGAGATGAGCAGTATGCAGCGTTCCCGCCTGCGCCGCGCGGCGAAGGAATACATCCTGCCCGGCGTGAATATCGGTGACCTGCACGAGCAGCTGAAGGTGGTTCAGGCTGAGCGTGCCGAGTGGATTCGCCACATTGAGGCGCCCCGCACCCCGCAGATTCCGGAGAACCTGGACCAGCTGGCTGCAGCCCTGAACTCTCTGGTGTCTGAGCTGGCGGGTCTGGGTATTGTTCTTGCGGATACCATTGAGGGCACCGACTTCGTGCGCACCGACCTGGATGCTCTGGATGCGCGCCTGGATGCCCTCATGGCGGACCGCGTGCTGCTCATGACCCTGCCGGAGCGTGACGCCCTGACTCAGAAGCTGCGTGAGCGCGGCCTGTCGGAGTTGCTCGATGACCTGTACGCGCGTCAGGTTCCGACTGAGGTTGTTTCCGATGAGCTGGAGCTTGCCTGGTGGCAGTCTGCCCTGGAGTTCTTGCTGCAGCATCACGAGGGTAAGCTGCTGGATGGCGACCGCCTGCGCGATACGGAGTCCCGTTTCCGCCGTGCCGACTACGCCCACATGACCAGCGCCCCGGCGCGTCTGCTGGCGAAGGTTGCGCGCGTGTGGACCGAGCGTATTGAGTCTGAGCACGACCAGGCGGCGTACCTGAAGAGCCAGCTGCGCGGCTACGAGTTCGTGCTCGAAGAGCTGCTGACTCACGCCCCGGTCATGGCGCGTACCCTGTTTCCGCTGTGGACGGCGAGCCCGTTCGCCCTTGCGCGTAAGGTTCCCGCCTCCATGCGTTTTGATACGGTGCTGCTGCTGGACTCCGAGTCGACCCCGCTGGCGGCGAACCTGCCGGCGATTACCCGCGCCGACCAGGTGATTGCCCTGGGCGACCCGCACTCGGGTTACCCCTCGCCGTTCATCGTGTCTGCGCCGACTTTCGGCGCTCCCGAGCCGACCGACGAGCAACTGGACAGCACCTTCGACGTGCTCGCTACCGTACTGCCCAACCGCACCCTGGCGATGCTGCACCGCAGCATGGACCCGGTGATTCTCGACTACCTGAACCGTGAGTTCTACGGTTCGCAGCTGCATGCGACTCCGGTGAGCCGCGCCTCCGCCCAGCCTGCCGGTTCGCTGACCGTTGAGTACATTGATACTCGCGGTAAGGTCAGCGATAACGCGAACCTGGATTCGCCCGGTGTTGAGGTGGAGCGCGTCACGAACCTGGTGCTCGAGCACGCGTACCGCACCCCGGACCGTTCGCTGGCGGTGGTGACGGCTAGCCCGAAGCACGCTCAGCGTGTGGCTGAGTCGGTGCGTCACGCCCTGAGCCTGTACCCGCAGCTGGCGCCGTTCTTTGCCGCCGGTGAGGAATCTTTCCGCGTGGTCGACCTGACCCGCGCCGAGAGCCTCGAGCGCGACACCGTGATTTTCTCCCTGGGCGTGGGCCGTGCCCGCCTGGGTCAGGCGTCGTATGATTTGGGTCAGCTGTCTGCCGAGCACGGTCGTCAGGGCTTTGTGGTTGCGTTGACTCGTGCCCGCCGCGCCCTGCGCATCGTTTCGTGTATTGACCCGTCCGAGCTGGACCCGCAGAAGCTGCATCATGGCGCGGTAGATTTCTACCACCTGCTGCGTGAACACGCGGAACGTCAGGCGCGTGAAGAGGTGGAAGCGAAGGCACAGCGCGTGCCGGAGACCCTGCCGCGTAACGCGTTCTTGGCGGCTGACGATGCGGACACCCCGGATTTGGGCGACTGGCTTTTGAACGATTTGGTGGCGCGTCTGCAGGCTCGCGGTGTGCGTGTGACCCGCGGTGAGGGCGATATCGCTCTGATTGCGCACGCCCCGGAGAAGCTGGCGGCTGAGCCGGTTCCCGCGCTGGGTGTGGCTCCCGTGGTCTCTTCGAACCCGAGTGTTCCGGCGGCTATGCCGCTGGTGGCGTGCTCCGATGGTGAGCCGAATTATGCGCGTGCTTCGGTGCGTGAGCGTACCCGTCTGCTGCCGGAGCGTCTGAGCCGCACGGGCTGGAACTACATTACGCTGGGCACCCTGGAAGTATTTGCTGATCCGGACGCCGTGGTGGCGCGCGTGCTGCACTACCTGGATATGGACGAGGACGCTGAGGTCCGTGGCTAG
- a CDS encoding 5-formyltetrahydrofolate cyclo-ligase encodes MHLNTTPATSNSDAGARADDISLDKDILRSQIRPRRLTARSHRGEHGQQQVEELFTAHILEAVAQRVHSPGIIAAYLPTKSEPPIVEALTRLHKDGHRILVPVVRPGRKLAWVHWDPAVEHPLSPMGIPEPEGEEQDERAFVDADLRLIPALAFDAGGHRLGQGGGYYDRIIPLLSAQQLEEQSIGIVFSDEIYEAVPYDQWDAILPVILTEQGIYRTR; translated from the coding sequence ATGCACCTCAACACAACCCCCGCCACCAGCAACTCCGACGCCGGTGCCAGAGCAGACGATATCTCCCTAGACAAAGACATTCTCCGCTCCCAAATCCGCCCGCGCCGCCTCACCGCACGCAGCCACCGCGGCGAACACGGCCAGCAGCAGGTGGAAGAGCTCTTCACCGCCCACATCCTCGAAGCAGTCGCACAGCGGGTCCACTCCCCCGGTATCATCGCGGCGTACCTGCCCACCAAGTCCGAACCGCCCATCGTCGAGGCGCTAACCCGCCTGCACAAGGACGGACACCGCATCCTCGTACCCGTCGTACGCCCCGGTCGCAAACTCGCCTGGGTGCACTGGGATCCTGCCGTCGAGCATCCGCTCAGCCCCATGGGCATCCCGGAACCCGAAGGCGAAGAACAGGACGAACGCGCCTTCGTCGACGCCGACCTGCGCCTCATCCCCGCACTCGCCTTTGATGCCGGCGGGCACCGCCTCGGTCAGGGAGGCGGCTACTACGACCGCATTATTCCCCTGCTCAGCGCACAACAGCTGGAGGAGCAGAGCATCGGTATCGTCTTCAGCGACGAAATCTACGAGGCTGTCCCCTACGACCAGTGGGATGCTATTCTGCCGGTCATCCTCACCGAGCAGGGTATCTACCGCACCCGTTAG
- a CDS encoding DedA family protein, with amino-acid sequence MKDWFDALPIEVALAFMWVVGIVRTSIVYALGALAAEGGARLDRIRKAMDSPLYRKARRLINRWGVIAVPLCFLTVGLQTAVIITTGFTKMPLRRWVPAMLVGTFMWACIYTTIGFAILAALGLEPWMFPLALAIVITAMVIVAQLRERRINRESVENDTANISEN; translated from the coding sequence GTGAAAGATTGGTTTGACGCACTCCCGATTGAGGTTGCCCTAGCTTTCATGTGGGTGGTCGGAATCGTCCGCACCAGCATCGTGTACGCTCTTGGCGCGCTTGCTGCTGAAGGCGGTGCCCGCCTCGACCGCATCCGCAAAGCCATGGACAGCCCGCTCTACCGTAAAGCGCGCCGCTTGATTAACCGGTGGGGCGTTATTGCTGTGCCCCTCTGCTTTCTCACCGTGGGTCTGCAAACCGCGGTCATCATCACGACCGGCTTCACGAAAATGCCTCTGCGTCGCTGGGTTCCCGCGATGCTGGTTGGAACCTTCATGTGGGCGTGTATTTACACCACCATCGGCTTCGCAATTCTTGCCGCGCTCGGCCTGGAACCCTGGATGTTCCCGCTCGCCCTCGCCATCGTTATTACGGCAATGGTGATTGTTGCTCAGCTGCGTGAACGCCGCATCAACCGCGAAAGCGTTGAGAACGATACGGCGAATATCAGCGAGAACTAG
- a CDS encoding LysR substrate-binding domain-containing protein, with protein MSSSASSTAGTPEEQLANDPALTAIDPEMSASENATDEVETEAPAEAPTRVYLHPEQLAMIQTPEALPVPVLQRSVLRVSYVPAIMPGKWFNRWHERFGDRVQLAEVPVREARGLDSLHQDLCLIDPADNPAAGSAEEGAAVSETPVEVSAEATEHAPIERKDVPETPFAHMSIVRPDREPASTDGEKYHSIRLYEELPVVILPVDHVLTVLDEVPVEELAEEFLLQPASDIPAYEEVSRAWRESAGRIVPEGLTDKETIELVAAGVGLYIVPMSIARFYHRKDLTYRPVAGLDTYPVHLVWPRAPKGEPRSEELEALLQDFIGIVRGRTATSDRGSETRQARAERIAAEKAKEKAKARAANARREARDKKRANAKKNGNARQHARQSAKAASARRGKKR; from the coding sequence ATGAGTTCATCCGCATCCTCCACCGCAGGCACCCCCGAAGAGCAGCTCGCCAACGACCCTGCCCTCACCGCAATCGACCCCGAGATGAGTGCGTCCGAAAACGCTACCGATGAGGTAGAAACCGAAGCGCCCGCCGAGGCTCCCACCCGCGTGTACCTGCATCCCGAGCAGCTGGCAATGATCCAGACTCCGGAGGCTCTGCCCGTCCCCGTGCTGCAGCGCTCCGTGCTGCGTGTTAGCTACGTGCCGGCGATTATGCCCGGTAAGTGGTTCAACCGCTGGCATGAGCGTTTCGGTGACCGCGTGCAGCTGGCGGAGGTGCCCGTGCGTGAGGCGCGCGGCCTGGACTCTCTGCATCAGGACCTGTGCCTGATTGATCCCGCCGATAACCCCGCTGCTGGATCCGCAGAAGAGGGTGCCGCTGTCTCCGAGACGCCCGTCGAGGTTAGCGCTGAGGCTACCGAGCACGCCCCCATTGAGCGCAAGGACGTACCCGAGACCCCCTTCGCGCACATGAGCATTGTGCGCCCCGACCGCGAACCGGCAAGCACCGACGGCGAGAAATACCACAGCATCCGCCTCTACGAGGAGCTGCCCGTGGTCATTCTGCCCGTGGACCACGTGCTCACCGTGCTCGATGAGGTACCCGTGGAGGAGCTTGCCGAGGAGTTCCTGCTACAGCCCGCCTCCGATATTCCCGCCTATGAAGAAGTCTCCCGCGCATGGCGTGAGAGTGCCGGTCGCATCGTGCCCGAAGGTCTGACCGATAAGGAAACCATCGAGCTGGTTGCCGCCGGTGTGGGCCTGTACATTGTGCCCATGTCCATCGCGCGTTTCTACCACCGCAAGGACCTCACCTACCGCCCCGTTGCGGGTCTGGACACCTACCCTGTGCACCTGGTCTGGCCGCGTGCCCCCAAGGGCGAGCCGCGCAGTGAAGAGCTTGAGGCGCTCCTGCAGGACTTCATCGGTATTGTGCGCGGCCGCACCGCAACCAGCGACCGCGGTAGCGAAACCCGACAGGCACGCGCCGAACGCATCGCCGCCGAAAAAGCAAAGGAAAAAGCGAAGGCACGAGCAGCCAACGCCCGCCGTGAAGCCCGCGATAAAAAGCGCGCCAACGCCAAGAAAAACGGCAACGCACGCCAGCACGCTCGACAGTCCGCCAAAGCCGCCAGCGCACGCCGCGGCAAGAAACGATAA
- a CDS encoding endonuclease/exonuclease/phosphatase family protein, which produces MRFLTLNTHSWCEIHQIAKIRTLAKFIIEQQVDVIALQEVNQLTSTPVVKEPLNYRGGAGVPVREDNYALLLVQALNEMGATYEWTLTETHIGWDRYDECVAILSRLPIRGIKPINMSPGYGYHQVQRRAAQATLIETETGTFWCATTHMSWWDFDGEPLFAQEYAHLSQELAECARTAPVLLGGDFNSAAHLSNEGYALVTSSGMVDTRSLAEHTDGENTVHREIAGWEGSTDAKRIDFVFADRLVDVVSHAVVFRDNSPEAISDHSGLLLEIDPSSWAPESLLTPLTSQS; this is translated from the coding sequence ATGCGCTTCCTCACCCTCAATACGCACAGCTGGTGCGAAATCCACCAGATTGCCAAGATCCGTACCCTCGCCAAGTTCATTATTGAACAGCAGGTGGACGTCATTGCGTTGCAGGAAGTCAACCAGCTCACCTCCACCCCCGTGGTGAAGGAGCCCCTCAACTACCGCGGCGGCGCCGGCGTTCCGGTCCGCGAAGACAACTACGCCCTGCTGCTCGTGCAGGCGCTCAACGAAATGGGTGCCACTTACGAGTGGACCCTCACCGAAACCCACATCGGCTGGGACCGTTACGACGAATGCGTAGCTATCCTCTCGCGCCTGCCGATTCGCGGTATCAAGCCCATCAATATGTCCCCCGGCTACGGCTACCACCAGGTGCAGCGCCGCGCAGCACAGGCAACGCTCATCGAAACTGAGACGGGCACCTTCTGGTGCGCTACCACCCACATGTCCTGGTGGGACTTCGACGGCGAGCCCCTCTTCGCGCAGGAATACGCACACCTCTCGCAGGAGCTTGCCGAGTGCGCCCGCACCGCACCGGTACTGCTCGGCGGCGACTTCAACTCCGCAGCACATCTGAGCAATGAAGGCTACGCGCTGGTCACCTCCAGCGGCATGGTGGATACCCGATCCCTAGCGGAGCACACCGACGGCGAGAACACCGTCCACCGCGAAATCGCCGGCTGGGAAGGTAGCACGGATGCCAAGCGCATCGACTTTGTCTTCGCTGACCGCCTGGTCGACGTGGTATCCCACGCGGTTGTCTTCCGTGACAACTCCCCCGAGGCGATCTCCGACCACAGCGGCCTACTGCTAGAGATTGACCCCTCCAGCTGGGCGCCGGAGAGCCTCCTTACGCCCCTCACCAGCCAGTCCTAA
- the galU gene encoding UTP--glucose-1-phosphate uridylyltransferase GalU, with product MATEIKSVTKAVIPAAGLGTRFLPATKATPKEMLPVVDRPAIQYVVEEAIRAGLNDVLMITGRNKRALEDHFDRVPVLEQQLAEQGKDALLASVVATNEMGGDLHYVRQGDPKGLGHAVLRAKRHVGDEAFAVLLGDDLIDEKEDLLARMVEVQERTGGSVVALMEVPREAISAYGAAAIEAVEGEDGFVKITGLVEKPAADEAPSNYAVIGRYVLSPKVFEVLENTAPGRGGEIQLTDALQTLAQGEGEGEGVYGVVFSGRRFDTGDKLSYLKANVILAAERPEFGDDLRAWLKDFVAENC from the coding sequence ATGGCTACTGAAATTAAGTCTGTTACTAAGGCAGTTATTCCTGCTGCTGGTCTGGGCACCCGATTCCTGCCCGCAACGAAGGCAACCCCCAAGGAAATGCTCCCCGTCGTTGATCGCCCCGCGATTCAGTACGTGGTGGAGGAAGCAATCCGTGCCGGTCTGAACGACGTTCTGATGATTACCGGCCGTAACAAGCGCGCTCTCGAGGATCACTTCGACCGCGTTCCCGTTCTGGAGCAGCAGCTCGCTGAGCAGGGTAAGGACGCCCTACTCGCATCCGTGGTAGCTACCAATGAGATGGGTGGCGACCTGCACTACGTGCGTCAGGGCGACCCCAAGGGTCTGGGCCACGCTGTTCTGCGCGCAAAGCGCCACGTTGGTGACGAAGCATTCGCTGTTCTGCTCGGCGATGACCTGATTGACGAGAAGGAAGACCTGCTCGCTCGTATGGTGGAGGTCCAGGAGCGCACCGGCGGTTCCGTCGTTGCTCTGATGGAGGTTCCTCGCGAGGCTATTTCTGCTTACGGCGCAGCTGCTATTGAGGCTGTTGAGGGCGAGGACGGTTTCGTTAAGATTACCGGTCTGGTTGAGAAGCCTGCGGCTGATGAGGCTCCCTCGAACTACGCTGTGATCGGCCGTTACGTTCTGAGCCCGAAAGTCTTCGAGGTTCTGGAGAACACCGCTCCGGGCCGTGGCGGCGAGATTCAGCTGACCGACGCCCTGCAGACCCTGGCCCAGGGTGAGGGCGAAGGTGAAGGCGTCTACGGCGTGGTCTTCTCCGGCCGCCGTTTCGACACCGGTGACAAGCTGTCCTACCTGAAGGCAAACGTTATTCTTGCTGCTGAGCGCCCCGAGTTCGGTGACGACCTGCGCGCATGGCTGAAGGACTTTGTCGCAGAGAACTGCTAA